One Lampris incognitus isolate fLamInc1 chromosome 14, fLamInc1.hap2, whole genome shotgun sequence DNA window includes the following coding sequences:
- the LOC130123716 gene encoding armadillo repeat-containing protein 1-like produces the protein MSGEPDALAVVNQLRDLASDPMNRRAIVQDQGCLPGLILFMDHPNPQVVYSALLAVRYLAECRANREKMKGELGMMLSLQNVMQKTTNPGETKLLASEIYELLQVSNSSDAEQAEEATASRRKAQFFLGSTNKRAKTVVLQIDGLDDSNRRSLCEEALLKIRGVISFTFQMAIKRCIVRIRSDLKAEALASAIASTQVMKAQQVVKGENGDEVLIPFAEDGSVKVEQNVDLPDYLPEDESPAQEPDKAVSRVGSGQEGASWLGAAANFLSRSFYW, from the exons ATGAGTGGGGAGCCTGACGCCTTGGCCGTGGTGAACCAGCTGCGGGATCTGGCTTCTGATCCCATGAACAGACGGGCCATCGTTCAGGACCAAGGCTGCCTGCCGGGCCTCATCCTGTTTATGGACCATCCCAACCCTCAGGTCGTCTACTCTGCCCTGCTG GCGGTGCGGTACTTGGCAGAATGCAGAGCCAACCGGGAGAAGATGAAGGGAGAGCTGGGAATGATGCTGAGCCTTCAGAACGTCATGCAGAA GACAACTAATCCAGGAGAGACAAAACTGCTGGCATCGGAGATCTACGAATTGCTCCAGGTGTCCAACAGCAGTGATGCGGAGCAGGCAGaggaggccactgccagcagacGTAAGGCCcagttcttccttggctccaccAACAAGCGGGCCAAGACGGTAGTGCTCCAAATAGACGGCTTGGACGACTCG aATCGGAGGAGTCTGTGTGAGGAGGCCCTGCTGAAGATCCGAGGAGTGATCAGCTTTACCTTCCAGATGGCCATCAAGCGGTGCATCGTCCGAATCCGCTCTGACCTCAAGGCTGAG GCTCTGGCCTCTGCCATCGCCTCCACCCAGGTGATGAAAGCCCAGCAGGTGGTGAAAGGAGAGAACGGAGACGAG GTTCTGATCCCGTTTGCAGAGGACGGCTCGGTGAAGGTGGAGCAGAACGTCGACTTGCCAGACTACCTCCCTGAGGATGAGAGCCCGGCCCAGGAGCCGGACAAGGCCGTATCACGTGTTGGCTCTGGCCAGGAGGGGGCGAGCTGGCTGGGGGCCGCTGCCAACTTCTTGTCTCGTTCTTTCTACTGGTGA